In Triticum aestivum cultivar Chinese Spring chromosome 5B, IWGSC CS RefSeq v2.1, whole genome shotgun sequence, the following proteins share a genomic window:
- the LOC123116911 gene encoding probable WRKY transcription factor 17, whose translation MAVDFVGRGHAPRGLALAGGQQQLAFHEAAAAGLSSLELLVSALSPRADCAPPPLGEIADQALSGFRRVIDILGRTGHARFRRGPVGGGAASLTPPPVSSPPRMPARPPAPAASQQLAPQKSLTLDFTKPSKTPAAAAAASVTSTSFFSSVTAGGEGSVSKGPSQLVSSGKPPLAAGTKRKQQQQQTPCASAAHSDAAAAAGGRCHCSKKRKHRVKYTTRVPAVSSRTADIPGDDYSWRKYGQKPIKGSPYPRCYYRCSTAKGCPARKHVERATDDPAMLIVTYEGDHRHDTLPPAAAN comes from the coding sequence ATGGCCGTCGACTTCGTGGGACGCGGCCACGCCCCCCGTGGCCTCGCCCTGGCGGGCGGGCAGCAGCAGCTGGCCTTCCACGAGGCCGCCGCGGCGGGGCTCAGCAGCCTCGAGCTCCTCGTCTCGGCGCTCTCCCCCCGCGCTGACTGCGCACCGCCGCCGCTCGGGGAGATCGCCGACCAAGCGTTATCGGGGTTCCGCCGGGTCATCGACATCCTCGGCCGCACCGGTCACGCCCGCTTCCGCCGCGGCCCTGTTGGAGGAGGCGCCGCCTCGTTGACTCCCCCTCCTGTCTCTTCTCCTCCTCGGATGCCGGCCCGGCCACCGGCACCGGCAGCCTCGCAGCAGTTGGCGCCCCAGAAAAGCCTGACGCTGGACTTCACCAAGCCTTCGAAGACGCCGGCAGCGGCAGCCGCTGCTTCGGTGACGTCGACGTCTTTCTTCTCGTCGGTGACGGCGGGGGGCGAGGGCAGCGTCTCCAAGGGCCCGAGCCAGCTGGTGTCCTCCGGAAAGCCGCCGCTCGCGGCTGGCACCAAACgcaagcaacagcagcagcagacgCCCTGCGCGAGCGCCGCGCACTCcgatgccgctgccgccgccggtggccggtgccactgctcgaagaagcgcaagcaccggGTGAAATACACCACGCGCGTGCCCGCGGTAAGCTCGCGCACGGCGGACATCCCCGGCGACGACTACTCGTGGCGCAAGTACGGGCAGAAGCCCATCAAGGGGTCCCCTTACCCCCGCTGCTACTATAGGTGCAGCACCGCCAAGGGCTGCCCGGCGCGGAAGCACGTCGAACGCGCCACCGACGACCCCGCCATGCTCATCGTCACCTACGAGGGTGACCACCGCCACGACACTTTGCCGCCGGCCGCCGCAAATTGA